GTGCCTTTGTGATTCAAAATATATATGCCCCGCTATTTTTGAAACCGGAAGAACAGGATTTCACCGTCCTGGACCACATAATCCCGGCCTTCGACATGCATCAGGCCGGCTTCCTTGACTCTAGCCGCGGAGCCCAGCCTGACCAGGTCATCGAAGGCCATCACCTCCACCCGGATAAAGCCCTGCTCCATATCCGAATGGATCTTACCGGCGCAACGCACCGCCGGGGTGCCGGCGGCCACGGTCCAGGCCCGGACCTCGGGACCGACGATGGTATAGAAAGTAATAAGTCGCAGCAGACCATAGCTTTCCCGAATTAGGCGATGCAAACCCGATTCGCTCAGGCCGGAGGCGGCCAGAAATTCAGCCTGGTCTTCAGGCGGCAAAGTACGGATTTCAGCCTCCAGATCACCCAACAGCGGAATCAACGGCGTTTGACGGGCGGCGGCCACCTCTTCCAGCGCCGGGAGATACCGCCGTTCTTGCATTTCAGTTTCGCTCAGGTTAGCCACCAGCAGACAGGGCTTCCGAGTCAGCAGGGGGATTTCTTTGAGCATCTCCTGGTCGACGGCGCTCAGGGCAAGTTTGCTGGCCCACTGGCCCTGGTTAAGAAACT
This window of the Deltaproteobacteria bacterium genome carries:
- the ychF gene encoding redox-regulated ATPase YchF, which codes for GLPNVGKSTIFNALTAGQAVVASYPFTTVSPNIGVVPVPDERLETLGQLLKPPKLTPTTIEFVDLAGLIKGASQGEGLGNQFLAQIRNVDLLVHVVRCFEAGDISHTPDDLNPVRDVEIIETELLLADLEIIGRQRVKTEKQARSGDKRVLALLNLLQRLEEFLNQGQWASKLALSAVDQEMLKEIPLLTRKPCLLVANLSETEMQERRYLPALEEVAAARQTPLIPLLGDLEAEIRTLPPEDQAEFLAASGLSESGLHRLIRESYGLLRLITFYTIVGPEVRAWTVAAGTPAVRCAGKIHSDMEQGFIRVEVMAFDDLVRLGSAARVKEAGLMHVEGRDYVVQDGEILFFRFQK